TGCGGGTTGCAGAGGTGCTGGAAGCGGGCAGTCCGCTGGCGTGGGCGCGGGAGCCGGCGGGCGTGTTCGCCGGGCGCGCCAAGGTGGCGGAGATCGTCCGCTACCGGGCCGTCCTCCCCCGCTACCGGACGCGGTCCGCGGTCGTGGCGGCGCACGGCACGGACCGCGTGACCGCCGTGACCGTGGCGAAGCTGGACCGGGACTGGAACGTCCGGCCGGGCACCGAACGCCGGATCGAGGTGGACGCCGTGTGCGTGGGCTTCGGCTTCACCCCGCGCCTGGAGCTGGCGGTCGCGGCCGGGTGCTCGGTGCAGGACGGTTTCGTGCGCGTGGACGAGCGCCAGGCAACGTCCGTGCCGAACGTCTACGCGGCCGGCGAGATCACCGGGATCGGTGGCGCGGACCTGGCACGGGCGGAAGGCGAGATCGCCGGCACCTGCGCCGCCGGGGGCACACCGTCGAGCCGGCTCCTCGGTGCCGCGCGCAGAGGACGAACCTTCGCCGCCGCCCTGGACCGCGTATATCATATACGACCCGGCTGGCGAACCTGGCCGGACGACCGGACGTTGGTGTGCCGGTGCGAAGAGGTGGACCTGGGTGCGCTGCGCACCTCGGTCGAGGAGCACGCCGCGTTGGGCCTGCGGTCGTTGAAGCTGACGTGCCGGGTCGGCCTCGGTCTGTGCCAGGGCCGGGTGTGCCTGCGCAACGCCGCCGAACTGGCGGGCTTCCCGTACGACGCCGAGCGGTTCTCGCGCCGGCCGATCGCCGCGCCACTACGACTGGGTGAACTCGCCGACACCCCGCTCGAGCCCGAAGACCCCGAGGAGTGACATGACCGAACGGCTGGACGGCGTGGTCGTCGCCACGGCCCTGCCCTACGCGCCCGACCCGAGCGCGCCCGCCGGCCTGCGGCCCGACCTCGACCGGTACGCCGAGCACTGCCGGTGGCTGGTGGACAACGGCTGCCGGGGCGTCGGCCCGAACGGCTCGCTGGGCGAGTACTCCGCGCTCACCGACGCCGAGCGCCGGGCCGTGGCCAAGACCGCGATCGACGCCGTGGGCGGTCGGGGCCTGGTCGTGGTCGGCGTGCACGGTCCGGGCGCGCACCAGGCCCGGCACTGGGCGGAACTGGCCGCCGAGGACGGCGCGGACGGTGTGCTGTGCCTGCCGCCGACGATGTACCGGGCGAGCCCCGCCCAGGTCGTGGACCACTTCGCCGAGGTGGCGGCGGTCGGGCTGCCGGTCATGGTCTACAACAACCCCATCGACACCAAGGTCGACCTGACCCCGTCGCTGCTGGCGGAGCTGGCGCAGATCGACAACGTGGTGGCGGTGAAGGAGTTCTCCGGCGACGTCCGGCGCGTGCTGGAGATCCGGGAGACCGCGCCGAACCTGGCCGTGATCGCCGGGGCGGACGACGTGCTGCTGGAGAGCGTCCTCATGGGCGCGGAGGGGTGGTTCGCGGGGTTCCCGAACGTCTTCCCGGCCGAGTCGGTTCGGCTGTTCTCGTTGGCACGCCAGGGAAAGCTCGACGAGGCGCGAGAGCTGTACGAGGCGCTGGTCGCGGTGTTCCGGTGGGACTCGCGGACGGAGTTCGTGCAGGCGATCAAACACTGCATGGACGCGGTCGGCCGGTACGGCGGTCCGTGCCGCCCGCCGCGCGGTCCGCTGACGCCCGAGCACCGGGCGCGGTTGGACGAGGACCTGCGTCGAGCGCTGGAGGTGCTGCGGTGAGGGCCTCGCGGTACTTCAGCGCGGTCGACTCGCACACCGAGGGCATGCCGACCCGGGTGATCACCGGCGGCGTCGGCGTGATCCCCGGCGCGACCATGGCCGAGCGGCGGCTGCACTTCATGGCGCACCTGGACCACATCCGCGAGTTCCTGATGAACGAGCCGCGCGGGCACTCGGCGATGTCCGGGGCGATCCTCCAGCCGCCGACCCGGCCCGACGCCGACTGGGGCGTGCTCTACATCGAGGTGTCCGGGTGCCTGCCGATGTGCGGGCACGGAACGATCGGCGTCGCGACCGTGCTGGTCGAGACCGGCATGGTGGAGGTCGTGGAGCCGGTGACGACCGTGCGGCTGGACACGCCGGCGGGTCTGGTGCTGGCCGAGGTGGCGGTGCGGGACGGTCGGGCGCTGCACGTGACGATCCGGAACGTGCCCGCGTACGCGCACGAGCTGGACGCGGTGGTGACCGTGCCGTCGCTGGGTGAAGTCCGGTACGACATGGCGTACGGCGGCAACTTCTACGCCATCCTGCCGTTGGAGCAGCTGGGCATCCCGTTCGACCGTAGTTACAAGGAAGAAATCCTGGCCGCCGGACTGTCCATCATGGACGCCATCAACGCGCAACGGAAACCCGTGCACGTGACCGAACCGGACATCGCTGGGTGCAAGCACGTCCAGTTCACCGCGCCGGGTCAGGAGGGCGCGCACTCGCGCAACGCGATGGCGATCCACCCGGGTTGGTTCGACCGTTCCCCGTGCGGCACCGGCACTTGCGCGCGCATGGCGCAGTTGCACGCGCGTGGTGAGCTGGGGCTGGCGGAGGACTTCGTCAACGAGTCGTTCATCGGCACCCGCTTCACCGGCCGCCTGACCGGCGAGACCACCCTCGGGTCCACCACGGCGGTGCTGCCGACGGTGTCCGGACGGGCGTGGATCACCGGCATGGCACAGTACCTCCTCGATCCGACCGATCCGTTCCCGAAGGGGTTCACGCTGTGACCAGACCCGCCCGCCGCGACCCGAGCAGGCTGACCGAGGCCACCGGTTTCCGCGACTTCGTCCGCGACGGCTGGGGCACCGGCGACCGCACGGTCCGCCTCGCCCCCGGCGCCGCCGAGGCCGCCGCCCGCCACCGCGAGCAACTGCGGTCCGTGCTGCCCGGGACGCGGATCGTGGTGGCGTCGGGGTGGGCGTCGGTGCGGTCCAACGACACCGACTACGGGTTCCGGCCCGACAGCGACTTCTCGTGGCTGACCGGGTGCAACGCGGAGGGTGCGGTGCTGGTGCTGCACCCCGATGGTGACGCCGAGCTGTACCTGCGCGAGCCGGCGGGTCCGGACGACGCCGACTTCTTCGCCAACGCGCGCGACGGCGAGCTGTGGATCGGGGCGGTGCCCGGGTTGGCCGAGTGGTCGGCGGCGCTGGGCGTGCGGTGCAGGCCGATCCAGGACTTGCCGTCCGCGCTGCGCGGCCGGCTGCCCGCGGTGTTGGCGACCGGTGGCGTGGACCCGCTGCTGGACGCTTTGGCCGGACACAGCGCCGAGCTGCGGCGGGTGCTGGCGGAGCTGCGGCGGATCAAGGACGAGTGGGAGATCGGCCAGCTGCAGGAGGCGGTCGACGCGACCGTCCAGGGCTTCGCGGACGTGGCCGCGGAGTTGAAGGTGGCCGTGGCCGGCGGCGGTGAGCGCTGGCTCCAGGGCACCTTCGACCGCCGAGCCCGCACCGCCGGCAACGGTCCGGGTTACGCGTCCATCGTGGCTGCCGGTCCGCACGCGCCGGTCCTGCACTGGGTCCGCAACGACGGTCCGGTGCCGGAGGACGGCGTGCTGCTGCTGGACGCCGGGGTCGAGCTGAACACCTTGTACACCGCGGACGTCACGCGGACGCTGCCCGTGTCCGGCGTGTTCTCCGATGCCCAGCGGCAGGTGCACGACCTGGTGGAACGCGCCACCGAGGCGGCCCTGGCGGAGGTCCGTCCGGGCGTGCCCTACCGCGAGTTCCACCGCGCCGCGATGCGCGTGCTGGCGACCGGCCTCCACGACTGGGGCCTGCTGCCGGTGTCGGTCGACGAGTCCCTGGACGACGACGGCCAGCACCACCGGCGGTACATCGTGTGCGGGATCGGGCACCTGCTGGGCTTGGACGTGCACGACTGCGCGAACGCCTCGCCCGAGGCCTACCACGAGGGCCTGCTGGAGGAGGGCATGGCACTGACGGTGGAGCCGGGCCTGTACTTCCACCCGCACGACCAGACCGTGCCGCCGGAACTGCGCGGTATCGGCGTCCGCATCGAGGAGGACTTGGTGGTCACGGCGACCGGCAACCGGATCCTGACCGCCGCCCTACCCCGCGACGCGGCAGGCCTGGAGTCCTGGGTCTCTTCCCGCCGCTGAGGGCGGTTCTGACCTGGGCATACGGTATGATCGCGCTCGGGCCGGCCCCGCTGTCCGCCGACCCGAGCCGCGATCACCCGATCGTGTGAATGACGAATTTCGCGACCAAACCCCGACTCGCACGTCCCGTAGAACAAGGAACGCGGACGGCCAGGGGCAGCACGGCGGCGGCACGGCCGAGCTGCCGGCCGTGGGTGCCGCTGGTCGGGGCCGCCGGCTGGGGGGCTGCCGGTGGCGGTGGGAGCGAGGGGTGCTTGCCGTCCGACAGCGCGACCACACGGCCCCCCGGTCGGTCCACCCGGCACCGGACGCGGCGACGCAGGGGCGCGGCGGGCTCGGCGGGGCGCAGCGGGTGGCGCGGCGGACTCGGCGAGGGTGTGCGGGCTCGGCGAGGGCGTGCGGGGCGCGGCTGGGGCGTGCGGGTGAGGGGGGAGTGCGGTGGGGGTGGGTTGAGGGAGGTGGGGGTGTTAAGGGGTCCAGGGGTGGGCTTCTGGGTGGGATTGCCACCAGTGGGCGTAAGTGGGGGATTCTTGGGCGTGGGTGGTGTAGGCCTGGGCCAGGTTGTGGCACAGCGTGCGGATCGTGTCTTCTGGGAAGGATTGGCGGTGCCAGGCCAAGAGCAAGCGGCCGGTGCTGGGGTCGTTTTTCAGGGGGCGGATTGCGCAGGTTGCGGGGTTGCTGCCTGGGTCTACCAAGCGGATCGCGTGGCCTGCCGCTATGAGGTCTGTGCCGCCGCCGCTGGGTACGTGGAAACGGATTTTTGGGGTGAACCCGGCTTTTCTGCACATTGCGCGTAGTGCCGCGAGAGAGCCATCGTCGGCGCCTGGGGGACAGATCCAGCGTTCGTCTGCCAAATCCTCCAGAGCTATTTCTGGGCGAGCCGCTAGGGGGTGAGCGTGGGACAAGGCGACGAATATGGGGAACTTCGGGATTATGGTTCGGCGGTGGATGTCCGCGGATAAGGGCAGCTCCTGGTTGTCCAGTTGACCGATTATCGCCAAGTCAGCCTGAGCGCGTTCCAGCAGGTTGCACAGCACCAGCGTTGACGACTCGACCTGCACGGTCAGGTCGCCGGACGGGAAGTGCTCCTCCAGCACATCGACGATCCTCGACAAACACGCCAAGTGCGCACTTGCCACCCTGGGCGGACGTGCGCCGACGCTGCGGGCCGCCAGGTCGGCGGCGAAGGTGTCGAGGTCGGCCAGCAGCAGTCTGGCCTGTCGCAACGCGTTGTCGCCCAGGTCGGTGGGTCTGGCGCCGGCCCGGTCGCGGACGAACAACCGGCCGCCCACCGCCTCCTCGACCCTCGCCAGCAGCATGGTCAGCGCGGGCTGGGTCACGCCCAGTCGCACGGCCGCTCGGGACAGGCTGCCGGCGTCCGCAATGGCGCAGATCGCCCGGAGATGCCGCAGTTCCAGTTCCATCAGCAAATGTTATCGGCATCGCACGTTGCCGGACCAGATCTGCATTGGCGACGCTTTCCGCGCCATACCGCCACCCTGCTGCGGAGGAGACCAACCGTGCGTCGACTACTTGCCCTGCTAACACTACTTAGCGTCACACTGGCTACCGCGATAATACCTGCACATGCGGAACCGAACGGACGGTCCGCCATTCAGCGGATTTCTGTGCCACCGGCCGGTGGAACGGATGGAGTTGTGGTCGGGCACGACGGCGTCACCGACGAGCGGCGACCGGTTCAGGCCTTCGATGTCGCTGAAAGGCGCATGCAGGAACAAGGCGCGTGTGCGGTGGCGGATTTTGCGTCGGCTACTGGAGCGCAGCTGGTGAAAGTGGTGCGAGGGGCGGACACGTCGTGTGTCAACACGTTGTTCGGACTCACCGGAAGTGACGCCCGGAACGTGTTCCGGGAGGCGCAAATGGTGTCCGTGGCGGACGCGCTGCGCGCCGACGCCGCCACCTACGCGGGCGACAACCGGACCTCCACCGCGCAACTCGTCCTGTTCCTGCGCGCCGGCTACTACGTGCAGTGGTACCACCCTGACGACGTCGGCCAGTACGGACCCGCGCTGACCCAAGCGATCCGACCCGCCCTCGACACCTTCTTCGCCAACCCGCGCACCACCGACGTCACCCAGGCCAACGGGGAGGTCCTCGCCGAAGCGGTGACCCTGGTCGACAGCGCGCAGGAGAACGCCCGCCACCTCCCCCTCGTGCGCCGCCTCCTGGACCGCTACGACAGCACCTACAACGGCTCCCCCTCGATGCTCGCCGCGGTCAACAACGCCTACACGATCCTCTTCCGCGGCCACCAACTCCCCGAGTTCGTCACGGCCGTCACCGCCGACCGACGCGTTTTCGACTCCCTGCAAGGGTTCGCGGTCCGCAACACCGCGCTGCTCGGCACCGACAAGTCCTACCTCGTGTCCAACGCGGGCGCGGAGCTGGCGCGGTTCCTGCGCCACGACACCCTGCGCGCCGACGTCCGCCCGAGGGCACGCGACCTGCTGACCCGATCGACCATCACCGGCCCGACGGGCGCGCTCTGGGTCGCAGTCGCCGCGATGGCCGACGCCTACGACAAGGCCGAGTGCGCGTACTACGACGTGTGCGACCTGCCGACCAAGTTGAGCAACGCGATCCTGCCGATCAACCACACGTGCGGCCCGACCCTGCGCATCCGCGCCCAGGCCATGAGCACCACCGAACTCGACACCACCTGCACCAGCCTGCGCAACCAGGACGCCTTCTTCCACAACACGGTCAAGGACGACGGCCCGGTGGCCGGCGACCTCAACACGCTGCTGGAGGTCGTCGTCTTCGACTCCGCGCGCGACTACCGCACTTACGCCGGACCGATGTTCGGCATCGACACCAACAACGGCGGCATGTACCTGGAGGGCGACCCGGCGACCCCCGGCAACCTCCCCCGGTTCATCGCGCACGAAGCCGACTGGTTGCGCCCGGCCTTCGAGATCTGGAACCTCAACCACGAGTACACCCACTACCTCGACGGCCGTTTCGACATGCACGGCGACTTCACCGAAAACATGCAGACGCCGACCGTGTGGTGGGTCGAGGGCTTCGCGGAGTACGTGTCGTACCACTACCGGGGCGTGGTGTACCAGAACGCCCTTACGGAGGCCGGTCGCCGCACTTACGCGCTCAGCACGCTGTTCGACACGACCTACGACCACGACGTGACCCGTGTGTACCCGTGGGGCTACCTGGCGGTCCGCTACCTCCTGCAACACCACCGGTCCGATGTGGACACAATCCTGCGCTACTACCGCGCAGGACAGTGGCAAGCGGCACGGACGTACATCAAAACCATCGGCACCCGCTACGACACCCATTGGTACAGCTGGCTTTCCGCCTGCGCGTCGGGCAAGTGCGACACCATCGCGGAGTGCACCGCCGCCGACACGCGGGCGTTGGGCGAGGACTGCGCACGCAGCAACCGGTCCGCCGCACTCAACGACTACGACTACCTCTACCTGTGGGTGCCGGCAGGCGTGAGCACCCTCAAGCTGACCGCGACCGGCGGCACCGGTGACTGCGACCTGTACTTCAACCGCACCACCTGGGCCACCACCACCGCGTACACCCACCGTTCCACGAACACCACCAACAGCGAGTCCATCACGGTCACCGCTCCCGCCTCCGGCTACGGTTTCGTGAGTCTGCACGGCAAGCAGGGCTGCACCGGGGTGACCGTGACCGCGGAGTACTGAGCTAGAGTGGCGCGGTCACGATTGGTCCAGACCTATACCGGAGGTGGGGATGCTCCCCGTCGGCGTGATCGGCCTCGGCGACATCGCCCGCAAGGCCTACCTCCCGGTCGTGACCGCGCTGCCCGGCTTGGACCTGCACCTGATGACCCGCGACCGGGCCAAGCTGGACCGGATCGGCGACGCCCACCGCGTCACCCACCGCCACACCACCCTCGACGGCCTGCTCGCCGCCGGGGTCCAGGCCGCGTTCGTGCACGCCCCGACCGAGCACCACGCCGAGATCGTCACCCGCCTGCTCGAAGCGGACGTGGACGTGTTCGTCGACAAGCCGCTGTCCTACTCACTGGCCGAGAGCCGGGCACTGGTCGAGCTCGCCCGCACCCGCGGCCGGTCGCTCGCGGTCGGCTTCAACCGCCGCTTCGCCCCCGCCTACGTCGACGCGCTCACCCTGCCCCGCGACCTGGTCGTGCTCCAGAAGGACCGGCACGCCGGCACCGGCGACGTGCGGACGGCCGTGCTGGACGACTTCATCCACCTGGTCGACACCCTGCGCCTGTTCGTTCCGGACGCCGACGACGTGGACGTTCGCGGCTCGGTGGTGGACGGGCAGCTCCGGCACGTCGTCCTGCGCCTGGCGACCCCCGGGCACACCGGCCTGGCGATCATGAACCGGGCCGGTGGCTCCGGCGGCGAACTGCTCACGGTCTCCGGGGGCAACCGCCGGCGGGACGTCCACAACCTGGTCGACGTGGTCGACCACGACGGCTCGCCCACCACCCGGCGCGGCGACGACTGGACGCCGGTGGCCAAGCGCCGGGGCATGGACGACATGTGCCGCCACTTCCTCGACGCCGTCCGCTCCGGCACCCGCCTCGACGCGGGCGACGCCCTGGTCACGCACGAACTGTGCGAACGGATCGTGACGAGCCTCTAACCCTTGCCCTTGCCGGGCTTGCCGCCCTTCTTCTCCTTGCCGGCGGGCGGGGCCGGTTCCGGATGCGTCTCCGCGACCGGCCGCACCCGGGTCGTCTCCGGGACGAGCGCGCTGGTGGGCGTCACCGGAGCGACGTCGACCGGCACCGGGACCACGGTGGAGGTGTCCGGGGACGACGTGGCCGGCGGCGTGGTGCCGGCCGTCGACCAGGCCAGCCCGCCGAGCCCCAGCACCGCCACCAGCGACCCGGAGATCAGCCACCGGCGCGCGGACTGGGGCGCGTCCGGCACCGCCTCGACGCTCGCCAGCGTGTCCGGATCGCTGTAGGCCCGGGTGTCCGGACCGCTGTCGACCTTGGTGTCCAGGTCACCGCCGGCCGGGTCGCCGTGCGCCGGGCGCGGCAACGGCACCGGCGGGTCATCGCCCCGCAACACCCGCGCGCACTCCTCGGCAGTCGGCCGCCGCCTCGGGGTCATGGCCGTCATCAGCGAGAACAGCCGGACGAGTTCCGACGGCAGGTGGCTGGGCACGTGCGGCGGCCGGTGCAGGCGTGCCACCGCCGCCTCCACCCCGCCGCCGTCGTACTCGGTCCGCCCGGACAGGCACTCCAGCAGCACCAGCCCCAGGGCGTAGACGTCGACGGCCGGCCCGATCGTCCCGCCCCGCACCTGCTCGGGCGCCAGGTAGGGGGCCGTGCCGACCACCTGCTGCGACAGCGTCACCCGGGCCGCGCCGCTGCTCAGCGCCAGCCCGAAGTCCGCCAGCAGCGGCTCCCGGTCGGCGTCGAGGAGGATGTTCGACGGCTTGAGGTCGCGGTGCACGACCCCGTGCGCGTGCACGTGGGCCAGCGCGTCGGCGATCGCCGCCCCCAACCGGCGAACCTCGCTCAAGGCCAGCGGACCCCGGTTGATCTCGGCCCGCAGCGTCCGCCCCTCGACCAGCCGCATGACGACGAACCGCGTCCCGCTGCTGGTGCCGGCGTCGTAGACGGCGACGAGGCCGGGGTGGGAGAGGGCGGCGAGCGTCCGGATCTCGTTCTCGATCCGCCGCTCGGTCACCGCATCCTCGACGCCGGGGAAGAGCTTGATCGCGACCGGCCGCCTCAGCAGCACGTCCCACCCCCGGTGGACCTGTGCCATGCCCCCGGCCCCGACGAGCCCGTCGAGCCGGTAGCGGTCGGCCAGCAGACGGCCACGGAAGGCTTGCGCGGTCACGCACCCCGGATGCCCTGCGGTTCCGACACCCAAACGCCGGAAAACCTAGGAAGAAGCGCGGTCCAGGACGGCCGTGAAGTCGGTGCCGGCGGGCAGGGTGCCGAACGCGTAGCCGCCGCCACCCAGCCGAGAGGCGCAGAAGGCGTCGGCCACGGCGTTCGGGGCGTGCCGGACCAGCAGCGACGCCTGCAACGCCAGGGCCATGCGCTCCACCAGGTGACGAGCCCGGACTTCGACGTCGGCCGGCGCGGCGAGGGCCGCCGCGATGTCGTTCACCGCCGCGTCCAGCCTGGGGTCCGCGCCACGAGCCAAGGACAACTCCGCCAGCAGCGCCTGGGCCGCCTCCGGCTCCTTGCCCAGCACCCGCAGCACGTCGAGGGCGTTGACGTTGCCCGACCCCTCCCAGATCGAGTTCAACGGGGCCTCCCGGTAGAGCCGGGGCATGCCCGAGTCCTCCACGTACCCGTTCCCACCCAGGCACTCGAGCGCCTCGGCGGCGAACATCGGCGCGCGCTTGGTCACCCAGTACTTGCCGATGGCGGTCGCGATCCGGCGGAACGCCCGTTCGCCCTCGTCACCCCGGATGGCCCGGTCGGCGGCACCCGCCAGCCGCAAGGTCAACGTCGTGGCCGCCTCGGACTCGACCGCCAGGTCGGCCAGCACGTTGCGCATCAACGGCTGGTCCACGAGCTTCGCGCCGAACGCGCTGCGGTGCCGGGTGTGGTGCAGGGCTTCCACGAGCGCCTTGCGCATGAGGGCCGCCGAGCCGGAAACACAGTCCAGCCGGGTGCAGTTGACCATTTCGATGATGGTCTTCACGCCCCGCCCCTCGGCACCGACCAGCCAGGCCACCGTGCCGTCGAACTCCGGCTCGGAGGACGCGTTGGACCGGTTGCCCAGCTTGTCCTTCAACCGCTGGATGCGGAACACGTTCCGGGTGCCGTCGGGCAGCACGCGCGGCACCAGGAAGCACGACAGGCCGCCGGGGGCCTGGGCCAGCACCAGGAAGACGTCGCACATGGGCGCGGAGGTGAACCACTTGTGGCCGCGCAGGGTGTAGACGCCGTCTTCGCCGGTCGGGGTGGCGACGGTGGTGTTGGTGCGGACGTCCGAGCCGCCCTGCTTCTCGGTCATGCCCATGCCGGCCAGCAGGCCCCGCTTCGACGTGGGCACGCGCAGGCCCGGGTCGTACACCCGGCTGGTCAGCAGCGGCTCGTACACCGCCGCCAGCGCCGGCTCGTGGCGCAGCGCGGGCACGACCGCGTAGGTCATGGCCATCGGGCAGCCGTGGCCGGCCTCGGTGTGACCCCAGGTCAGGAGGCCGGCGTAGCGGGCGACGTGCGCGCCCGGCCTGGTGTCGGCCCACGCGGAGGCGGCGTTGCCCTCGGCCACCGCGACGCGCATCAGGTCGTGCCAGCTGGAGTGGAACTCGACCTCGTCCACCCGGTTGCCGTAGCGGTCGTGGGTGCGCAGGACCGGTTCGAAGGTGTTGGCCTCGGCCGCCCAGCGCTGGGCTTCCTCGCTGCCCGCGTGCCGGCCCAGCCGGCGCAGGTCGTCCTCGAACCACGCCGCGCCCTCGCGCCGCAGGCCCTCCAGCAGGGCGGCGTCCGCCGAGGCGTCGTAGGGCGCGAGCGGCGGCGGCTGGTTGGTGACCTCGTGGGTGGCGGTCGGGGTCGTCAGCGGCAGGACCATGTCCTCAGTATTACGCTCTCAGCACAG
This DNA window, taken from Saccharothrix variisporea, encodes the following:
- a CDS encoding acyl-CoA dehydrogenase family protein; the encoded protein is MVLPLTTPTATHEVTNQPPPLAPYDASADAALLEGLRREGAAWFEDDLRRLGRHAGSEEAQRWAAEANTFEPVLRTHDRYGNRVDEVEFHSSWHDLMRVAVAEGNAASAWADTRPGAHVARYAGLLTWGHTEAGHGCPMAMTYAVVPALRHEPALAAVYEPLLTSRVYDPGLRVPTSKRGLLAGMGMTEKQGGSDVRTNTTVATPTGEDGVYTLRGHKWFTSAPMCDVFLVLAQAPGGLSCFLVPRVLPDGTRNVFRIQRLKDKLGNRSNASSEPEFDGTVAWLVGAEGRGVKTIIEMVNCTRLDCVSGSAALMRKALVEALHHTRHRSAFGAKLVDQPLMRNVLADLAVESEAATTLTLRLAGAADRAIRGDEGERAFRRIATAIGKYWVTKRAPMFAAEALECLGGNGYVEDSGMPRLYREAPLNSIWEGSGNVNALDVLRVLGKEPEAAQALLAELSLARGADPRLDAAVNDIAAALAAPADVEVRARHLVERMALALQASLLVRHAPNAVADAFCASRLGGGGYAFGTLPAGTDFTAVLDRASS